In Vicia villosa cultivar HV-30 ecotype Madison, WI linkage group LG7, Vvil1.0, whole genome shotgun sequence, the DNA window GTCCAATGTTTAGCTAAGGTATCAATGATTGATTTGCTCATCCGCATAAAAACATTGGTTTCTCCATCCCGTTCAAATGAACCAGAAGTTTCTAGCTTTTCAAGGGACCCATTAACTTGCCCAGATGACAAAAATTCATTGAAAAAATGATTCAGTAAAGCTTCTGATTCTTCATCTTGTGCAGTTCGACGTGTAATCCCACTCAAAGCAGCCCTTTGTCTATCTCCCGTACCCCATGCTTCAGAACTGGCCCTTCTTGGAGCAAAATTACCAGTAAATGTAAGATTCCTGATCTCCTCCTGTGCAGATCTTTCATTTGAGCTGCCTTTGCGTGACAAGCTCCGCTCAGGGGGTTCAACCCCTCCAAGTACGACAGCCTTCTCTGGTATTACCCATATTCCTGCTTTCTCTGTTAATACAACCCATGCACCTTCTTCATAATCATCTGCAGAAGGAAGAACTGAAGCATCTAGTACTTTCCCAGCATCATATGGTAAATCAAATTGATAGAGACGTGTAGCATTTCTATGATAATGGGAAACAGTTGCTGTTCCATCGCCAGATATTATGACTTTTGACCCTGATGGCTTCCCCCCTATTCGTAGCCTCATGGAATACAaaaaatcttcatcttcaactctAGCTTTTGGAATTATCACCTCAATGGGAACCTTTTTCTCCAAAATCCTCTCATTTGTATTTTCTACATCCAATCCTGATTTATACTGCATGGTCAAAAGAGAATACTGCATGTAGCTTGAACTGCTAATCCGATCCTTACAAAAGGTTGCAACTAGAATGGTAATTACTTTACCATGATCATCTACCTGCACATCAAGAGGCCAGATTCCCTTTTGACCGGCCAGATCTTTCTTAATGCCGAGCTCAGCATCTGTTCCAACTATTTCCTGAGACCAAAGTCTAGAAACAAGCATACCAGAAGTAAACTTTATTCCGAAACACTGTATCTCACAGTCTGTCAACACCAAAAACTGCCTAATTGATTCCTTAGTAGAATGATGTGGAAAACGCCATGTCAAAGACCTCGGATACCCTTTGTTGCTCACGAGTTTACCCAAATCACCCCCTTCGTGTGAAAAATTAacaatattttcatatactttccTTCGACGAATGCCAGTAGGACTGCATTCAAACAGCCAAAGCTCACCACTTGAGCTACAAGCAAGAGCAACACATGCTAAAGTATAACTGGGAACTGCAGAAGCAATAACAGAGTTAAACACGTTCAGTCCATTCAAATCAGTCGCCTGCTTACTCTGCCGCGTCTGCCTCTTAAACGGTGTTTTATCACCAACAGCCTCCAACTCGTCAAAAGACGCAAGACTAGTAACCGGAGCATTGCTTGACTGAGAATAGATATCCGGCCAGTATATAACAGCCCGTGTCTTTCTATTACATAAAACAACTGCAACATGTTTTGCAACTTTATTTGACCCAAAAGATGAACTATCACAATTAACCACAGACACCAACCAACTACCAGCATCATAATCAGCAACATCCCCATCATTCAGAGGAATCTCAAGAACAACACAATTCATAGAAGACGCAGGCGACAAGTAACTCCAAACAAAAACCTTGCTTCCACAAACAATCCAAGCAAGTGATGTACTCTTATCAATCCCACCCGACCCGCCGCAGTCTTCAACTGCATTACATCATAcattaaaaaaacatcaaaacaactTATAGCATGTTTGGCTTGGCTCTTGGAAGAGTCAAAAGCAATTATAGAGGTGCAGAATTGATTCTGAAGTGATTTGAGGTGTTTGGTTTTTCTAAAGTAAAATTGATTCTGCCTCCAAAATCGATTCAACTTGAAGCTAGAATTAGTATCTTATGAGTTTAAATGTGATTTTAACACTGAAATTTGttcttcaactcacttttacataaatgtatcatCCAAACATAAATAATTCTGCTAAactgttaaaatcaattctaccaaaaacTCAATTctgtcaaaatcaattttgtctACTTAGCAATAAATGAGTACGAAATTACAAAAACTACATTTAATTCATTAATTAACGCAAAAGTTCTTACAGAGAACTCGTTTGTGCGGCGAGGAAGCTTGTTCATCACAAACAACTTGCGGAAACTCGGAAACAAAAACAGGTTTAATCGGATCCGTGTGAtcttcttttccatttctatTAACTTGAGGAACCCTACGCATACAAAAATATCCAAATCAATGAGAAAAATGAAAATCGAGAAACCGAATTCAGATTCGGGAGATAGAGAGATATATACCTGGCAAGGACGGATAAGCGAGGAGTCCAAGGAGCGGGAGTTCCGGTGTGAGGGCGATTGGGGATTTCATTATCATTGAAGAGATTTCTTCGAAGAGATGAAGGAGTAGCTGGAGAATGAGAATCGAGTGGTGTTTGAGTGCGAGTTTTCTCTCGAGCACTGTTCTTCTTAGTTCCGCAAGAAAACATGGTGGATTTTGAATTTAGGGTTTATGGAGGGTTTTGGTTACAGTTACACTGAGCTCAAGTAGTGTTGAGGAAGGAAGAAAGAAAACGTTTGAATGAAGAGAGGGAAATCAAATTTAGTGGGTGATGTTttccattgtttttatcttatcaAGGTTTAATTAATTTGATTCGAAGTTAAAAACAAGTattgcaaaaaaatatttttgccaTACAAATTATGATTTACGAAATATAGTAAATTAGTTTGAAATGTTAACTCATTTTTGTAGTAAATTAGTTTGAAATGTTTACTCATTTTTTTAGTAAATTATAACGATCGTTTTAATTGAAAATTAGAATATTGAAGCGTTTAAAAAAAAGAGGTTTACCTATTTTGATAAATCTAAAAAATCAAAAGGTCTTGAAGATTGGAAGTTCAACACATAGGATGCTTTATTGAAAAGATTAATATAACTCTTTAAAAGAATTGCAGGTATTCGGAGATTCATGAAGAATGTTATATTTTAGATGATTGAAAATCCATAAAAATAATCTTCAaaaagaaatgagtgagattttgAGGAAGGAGGACTTCATGTGGTTTCAAAAATCTAGGACAGAGTGGCTTGTAGATGGTAATCGGAATACTAAATATTATCACATTAAAGTTGTTCATCAAAAGTGCAAGAACAAAATTACTATGATAAGGAATGGTGGTGGATTTTGGATAAACGATCATGAGCAAATGGCTACTTTTGCTTACATCCTAGTATAAGGATTTGTCTTCCTTGCAAAGTCATATGCAAGAATAGTCTGAAACTGATTATTCTTTTCCTTTGCTATAAGAGGAAGTTAAAAAGAGAATGGGCAAGAATATCGAGgatgatgaaatcaagcaagcTCTTTTCAAGATGAATCTATGGAAGGCTCCCCGTCCAAATGACTATCATGCAGGTTTTTATCAAAAATCTTGGAATGTGGTGAAAAAGAGTGTGTGTAATTTTGTTTAGTATGTGTGAGAACTAGTAACTTATGAATGATATATAAAACTCACATTTGTTTAATTCCTAAGGTGGATAAATATGAATTTGTGAATTAGTTCAAACCAACTTCTCTTTGTAACTTGATTTATAAAATAGTGAGTAAAGTGATAGTTGAGAGGCTTAAAGAGTGCATCCATAATTTGGTATCGCCTTATGAAACCAGGTTCGGTCCAGAAAGAAATATCTATGAAAATATCATGGTGGCTTAAAAAGCGGTGCATAGTATGAATAAACTAAAAGGTAAGAAAGGGTTCTTTGCTATTAAAGTTGATTTATCTAAGGCATATGATAAGTTAAGTTGAGAGTTTATTTAGAGAGCCTCGAAGAGATTAAGTTGTCGGTAAAAATGGTTAACGTTATTATGTGTGGTTACAAATATATGTGGAAACTAATATCAAGTGGAATGGAGTTAGATCTAATTTTTTTCGTCCTAGCAAAGGGATTCGTCATGGAGATCATATATCTACTTACGTGTTCGTGCTCTACATAAATAAGCTACCTCATCTCATTTCAAGTGTGGTGGATAGAGAAGAATGGAAATCTATTAAGATGTAGAGATATTGTCCAGTGGTGTCTCACCTTATGTTTGCAGATGATTTGTTGTTATTTGGGGAAGCTACTGCAAGACAAATAAAATATGTTGTGCATATTTTGGATAATTTTTGTAATATGTTTAGCCATGAAGTGAGTAAGGATAAAACAAGAATGTATTTCTTTAATAATGTCAACAGTATTATTTGAGGGCAATGGGTTCAGTTATCCGCTTTCAGAGAAACCAATGCTCTTGCAAGAGATTGAGAGAAAATGATTTTATAAAGAAGAGGGAGTGAGATTAAAAGAGAGATAAAGAGAAATGAGATGAATGAAGATAAAAAGTGCAAGAGAGGATCTAAAATAAACTTTTATCAATTACATcttttctatacatttaaaactataatattaaaataagggACTGACTGGCTCATCGGGTCACAAGGCCTATTAGAATCTGGATCAAGCTCATTTTTGGTAGCCCATAAAATAATCTGGTCGACACACTTAAACCCCTTAATATGTTTTGGCCCTCCGGACCAAAGTGGTTTGGATCAGGCTGACCCATTTTCTAAAATAGCGACACTCTTTCAAAATGAATATACCATAGTATAAGCTCCAAAAGTATATTGCTCTTTCAAAATGAATATACCATAGTAGAAGCTCCGGTCAATCATTTGCCCACATTAGGGTTTTGTTTAGAAGTTTGGAGGAAAATGGAGGGAAAgacttaaaaaaaaagaaaagagaatgattaaattaaaatattagaaGAATTTTAATTGGAAGGATTTTGAAAGATTTGCTTTTATTCATAAAAGCATAAAAATTCACTAATTTTAAAGGACTCAAAATTTATATTGGACGAGAATTTTGAAGAATTTTAGAAGACTTTAACAAATTgctcaaatataatttttattcttatagTATTGCAAAATATTGCAAAAGTTAAAAACATGTAGATGATAAACATAATTTTATCATTCTAtaacaaatcttttttttttttttaaatattgattttctaggtatttaaaaaaatatatttttcaaaactctacCCTCCCCTTCAAAATCCCAAACAAAACTTAATGGAATTCATTTACCTATATACTCTCTAACATAATCAGGTGGTGGTGCCTGCCACCTCACCGGCCCCctatttttctctctcctgtcCCACCTTTCTTTCTTCTAATACACCTTCCAAGTAATAGGATTCTTAGTAACAAGACTACATCAGAAAATGCACCATAATTCATGTATTAGGAGCGCATGTTTAGGATCTAAACAAGTGTTGAAATCTAGTTTTTCAGAGAAGTTATATGCAGCACAATGTATCAGTTACTCTTCACATTGAGTGTTGGTAGAAGGTAGAAAACAGATATTTAAATTAAACTTGAAGAAAACAACATATATATTGTATTTATGTTCATATAGGAGATAATACATAATTACACAGCACCAGATTTTAGTGCAAGAGGACCGACCTTCTACATAAGATTTCTCCAGAGGAGAATAAACAGCCACGCTTTGGAATTGAaattagaaaaaaagaaaaagctaaAAATAGTTCTTTCCTATATTCTGTTGTCTAGGCAGAGAGAAAATTGCTATATGTAAACACATTCAGAGGTTGTGCAGTATCATCATTCATCATGGTTCCAATTTCAAGGAAACAACTCTTGACTGTCTGTTGGATTTTGCAACCTTTAAGAACACTGTTGACAGGCATGCTGGTGCCCACCACGGCCGTCGCACCTTTTGGTCCCCTTTCAAACAAGCCACTACAGACGCGAACGACGGCACAAAGAAGTTAGGGGAAGTTTAATAAAACACAAGGTATCTAGTTCCACAGAAGAAACATCTGCACTTTTCATGTCTCCTTATCCATTAAACATGTCACATGTTCAAATAGATGATGTTTTGACAATTGAGTTTTGAAAAGTCTAATTGTAATATACATTTAGAATATGCTTAACAATGTTAGAAAAAAAGTGTTAATCAATAAGAAAGAACAtgttgatggttgtcttgtctCTATCAAAGTGACAACTGTATTAATAATGGATGCAGGAAATCAATTTCAATCCTTTAACTGTTCCATACACTTCCAAAATAATGGAATGGAATCTTTAATATTGATATGTTCTATCATAAAATATCCAAACAAAGAAAGGGGTATGGTATTTTCATTCCATTGCATTCTATACTAATTCCTATCCAAACATAGCATTAAGACATACTTCAATCTCTAATCTAATATGTTCATGTTTCCTTAGATTGCTTAAATGCTATGAAGCCCAAATACTTGATACATAACAGaatatttctaaaaatctaaATATAAGATTTCAGAATAAATACATTAACacagatttttaaaatattaaacataCTTTACATAAACACGTAAATATTTGTAGAAACTTTTTTATTCATGTATAACTATATATGCAGATGATGATACATCTTGCAAAAAAGATACTTGTGCTCATAAGATAAAACTCATAAAAGCAAATACATTGTATCTTTCTCTTGTCTATATTAAAAATATGTTGTTTTCCTTGTAAATATGTCATAGATGTGTTTTTCCCCAACCAATGTCAAAGTGTCGTAAAAAAATAGTTGTATTTAAAACaagttttgacttttttttttttttttttactaatattcAATTGTATCATTTTCACCCCACCGTTCTCATCATCCAAAAAGGCAAGTCAAATTCACTAGGAGATAGTACTTCCAATTCAAGATGTGGTCACCAtcaccatcaccatcatcatcaaattgATTGTACATCTTGACTAATACCCcacaaccaattaatgaataaaGGAGTATGCACTCATATTCCACTCACAACATGATGAAGAACAAGGTTGTACAACAAAGCTTTAAGAAAAGTTTATCCCAAACGTATTGAAGAGGTATCCCAAACGTATCGATCAATATTTTCTTTTAACAAGATTTAAAAAGTCGGATGATACTCATTGTATGAGTATATAGGTGTATCATATGTGTATTGATATCAGTTACAGCACGAAACCAAAACGCAGGCAATTTTGGAGTATCTAGGCTTCATAAATGGCATGAAATGAAACAGATTATCACTATGATGATGTAGGGGCCTTACCTAATATGGCGAAGAGCTCAAAACAgattggtaaaaaaaaattaaatgagagTTTAAtggcatgtttttgtattttactGTTCAAGGGAGAGAAGGAAACCTTTAATCCGTCTCAATTCCTTGCATAATGTGATGAAGTCTCCCCACTTCATGTGGCAACGTCTAATGAAACGAAGGATCTGTTCAGTCGTGAACATAGACATCCCTTCCAAGTATTCACCATTAACACCATTTTCCCTAAAAATTTGCCGATAACTACCAAGATTTATAGTCTCCAGCCACATGCCAACATCCTGATAAAACAGACAAAAAATACGCACATTAGTCAAAATTACCACGTTATAGCAACCATTGAGCACAGAGCATTAACTACTATGTAGAATCTATACCTATGAAACATCCCTGGGTAAGCAAGTGctcaaacaataaaaaatatataggCAGAATCATACTTCTATTTTGAGATCTTGACACACATAATGCAACATCAAAGTACTAGTAGATTGACAAGGATAAATCATAAAATTACCATTCCAGGTATGATACACAcatacacacaaacacaaacacaaacacaaaagttTACACTCCAGATTAACAGGACTCTAGCAACCTAGTTAACTGAACAGTGACAAGTATAAATCATAAGCTTGCCATATCATCGATAAAGACCTAGACTTAGGGCATAACCACAATAAACTAGTCTCTAGTTTCACATTCCATATTACAAAGACATACAACATCAACCAAGTCTTATCCCACCAAGTGaggtcggctacatggatcaacttccaCCATAGTATTCTATCTAGGACCATGCTTttatccaaatcgttaatctcgagatctttcttaataacttctcttataattTTTACTAAAGACATAATTGCAAATATCTCAAAAAGATGCATATTGACAGCGTTGTTTGGGAATGGGAACTCATCAAGATGAAGATTTCCACCTTCCAATGCTACAGAAACGTGGGGGCATACACCGTGAGACTAAAAAACTACATAATTATTATTGTGTTGTAGAAATTAATCTTAATTCTTAACAACTCGGTATTTAAAttgataatttaaattttgaatgtcAAATCGAACGGAAAAAAAAAACTGAACAAAGTTGTCGACCATTAATTGGGAATTTAACTTAAAACCAGATAAGTTGTGATCATAAACATAAACTACAGCTTACAAAGGTCGTGAGATTCACAAGCAAGCTCAATAGGGTACGCATAAACTTGACTAGCAAATTATTTCTTTGAATGGACTTGAACACCACCCACCAagttccaacaacaacaacaaccaagtttTTTCCTATTAAGTGGGGTCGGCTACATGAATCAGCTTTTGCCATAATGTTTTATCCAGGACCATGCTTCTAGCCAACTCGACTTTTCAATATCACATTCGACTTTTCAAGAGACAAGATCAAACGAATCACTTTTATCTCAAATTCAACTAGCTAACCTAAGCTTTGTGTCTAATGAAATAGTCCAAGAACCAAAACTCTACTCCAAATTTGTCATAATTTAAACAAGtatgaaaaagaaacataaatacCCAACAAACATCATACCAAATTGCTAATAAAACTATCTCAACATAGAAAATACTATCAACACACAAAACAAAACTTTACtaaaaaaacaaatcaattaattaataaaagtaaGAAActactatgaagcacggacaacAGAAACACGACACTGGCACTGCTGACTTGTTAACACGACATGTTAACACCGGtaataattaatttgaaaaattaaattaattaaacgtaatcacaagtgtcggtgtcGGTTTCAGGGAGCTG includes these proteins:
- the LOC131615660 gene encoding nuclear pore complex protein NUP133: MFSCGTKKNSAREKTRTQTPLDSHSPATPSSLRRNLFNDNEIPNRPHTGTPAPWTPRLSVLARVPQVNRNGKEDHTDPIKPVFVSEFPQVVCDEQASSPHKRVLFEDCGGSGGIDKSTSLAWIVCGSKVFVWSYLSPASSMNCVVLEIPLNDGDVADYDAGSWLVSVVNCDSSSFGSNKVAKHVAVVLCNRKTRAVIYWPDIYSQSSNAPVTSLASFDELEAVGDKTPFKRQTRQSKQATDLNGLNVFNSVIASAVPSYTLACVALACSSSGELWLFECSPTGIRRRKVYENIVNFSHEGGDLGKLVSNKGYPRSLTWRFPHHSTKESIRQFLVLTDCEIQCFGIKFTSGMLVSRLWSQEIVGTDAELGIKKDLAGQKGIWPLDVQVDDHGKVITILVATFCKDRISSSSYMQYSLLTMQYKSGLDVENTNERILEKKVPIEVIIPKARVEDEDFLYSMRLRIGGKPSGSKVIISGDGTATVSHYHRNATRLYQFDLPYDAGKVLDASVLPSADDYEEGAWVVLTEKAGIWVIPEKAVVLGGVEPPERSLSRKGSSNERSAQEEIRNLTFTGNFAPRRASSEAWGTGDRQRAALSGITRRTAQDEESEALLNHFFNEFLSSGQVNGSLEKLETSGSFERDGETNVFMRMSKSIIDTLAKHWTTTRGAEILSMAVVSTQLVEKQQKHQKFLHFLALSKCHEELCSRQRHALQIILEHGEKLSAMIQLRELQNLISQNRSTSVGSSNSNVDIQMSGALWDMIQLVGDRARRNTVLLMDRDNAEVFYSKVSDLENFFYCLDAELEYVIGPEHPFATQVQRACELSNACVSIIRTCFDYKNENRLWYPPPEGLTPWYCQPVVRKGIWSVGSILLQLLNDTSGLDKTATLELYSHLEALAEVLLEAYSGAVTAKIEREEEHKGLLNEYWERRDALLESLYQQVKEFEATYKDSVEGAEELNEEATMKITSHLLSIAKRHGCYKVMWTICCDVNDSELLRTVMHESLGPTGGFSYYVFQKLHESKQFSELLRLGEEFPEELSIFLKEHPDLLWLHDLFLHHFSSASETLHTLALTQNMQSTEEEEEQVDMKLKLTDRKNLLYLSKIAAFAAGKDAGTQVKVDRIEADLKILKLQEEVMKCLASLEDKQLVDDQLLHPEDLIKLCLEGEEPELLLWTFDAFAWTSSSFRKTHRKLLEDCWKKAASQDDWSKFHDAYTVEGWSDEETLQNLKNTVLFQASSRCYAPQSETFEEGFDQVLPLRQDNMETSTLGDMSSSVETILMQHKDFPIAGKLMLMAVMLGSEHSGDDRIEEGPSPME
- the LOC131615662 gene encoding uncharacterized protein LOC131615662, producing the protein MNKGQSPEPLDFFIWTVEDVGMWLETINLGSYRQIFRENGVNGEYLEGMSMFTTEQILRFIRRCHMKWGDFITLCKELRRIKVACLKGDQKVRRPWWAPACLSTVFLKVAKSNRQSRVVSLKLEP